In a genomic window of Leisingera caerulea DSM 24564:
- a CDS encoding efflux RND transporter permease subunit — MVRKLPRPARGLFSYFTRHRTAANLLLVIMLVLGAAAMPNMRAQFFPDVIVERVTVSVEWEGAGPEDVDNAIVQVLEPVLLAVDGVEETYSTSREGMATLTLEFEPGSDMGQAADDVQSAVDGITSLPEEAEEPEVRRGAWRDRVTDVVITGPVGPGQLGLFADELVARLFEAGVTRTTIRGVAAPETIVEVPTAKLITHDITMREIAEAIAAEVDADPAGDVTGANARVRTGSEKRQPDELEAIVLRTNPDGSVLTIDDVAAVRVEGVDRNRSYFVGEHPAMSIRVDRSDQGNAIRLQRQVQEVVAEMQASLPQGVTAQLIRTRAEHITDRLNMLVDNGLMGLALVLCLLFLFLNTRIAFWVAVGIPASMFAAVALMYAAGITLNMVSLFGLIITLGIVVDDAIVVGEHADFRVRRLGENPVQAAENAARRMAMPVFAATLTTIIAFFGLTLVGGRFGELIRDIPFTVIAVLAASLVECFLILPNHLAHALTHAQARHWYDWPNRMVNRGFRWLRDHAFRPLMGLIVTARYAVLAGALAILASQAALFINGDVQWRFFNAPERGSVTGNFAMAEGATRADTLAMMREMQRATEALGAEYDERYGRNPLDFVMAETGGNAGRGLAGVEGKEADLLGGISIELIDADLRPYSSFAFVAELQERVARHPMAETVSFRSWRSGPGGDALDVQFAGASVQTLKAASEDLKTALLRFPEVSAVEDNLAYDKEEVILDLTPHGQALNFTIGSLGRALRARLNGIEAATYPDGPRSASIRVELPRNELTADFLERTLMRAPSGIYVPLADIVSVTQRTGFSTVRRENGIRVISVTGDISEDDPARAEAVMQALEEEILPAIASKRQVEWRLSGLAEQEQTFLQEAGTGLILCLTGIYLVLAWIFASWTRPLVVMAIIPFGLVGTIWGHYMWEVPLSMFTVVGLLGMTGIIINDSIVLVTTIDQYAEDRGLIPSIIDAAADRLRPVMLTTMTTVLGLAPLLFERAQQAQFLKPTVITLVYGLGFGMFLVLLVVPALVAMQSDLSRPMAALRRALRHGAGRLRWLVLGTALAQLVWLVLTLGWAMATGALHPLLRTVPVLAAMEPVRAGLLACVAGALVLALLAYLAGGAVYRFSARQRA; from the coding sequence ATGGTCCGCAAACTCCCCCGGCCGGCCCGCGGGCTGTTCAGCTATTTCACCCGCCACCGCACTGCGGCAAATCTGCTGCTGGTGATCATGCTGGTGCTTGGGGCCGCTGCGATGCCCAACATGCGGGCCCAGTTCTTTCCCGATGTGATCGTTGAGCGCGTCACCGTCTCCGTCGAGTGGGAGGGCGCCGGGCCGGAGGACGTGGACAATGCAATTGTGCAGGTCCTGGAGCCGGTTCTGCTGGCGGTGGACGGGGTGGAGGAAACCTACTCCACATCGCGCGAAGGGATGGCAACGCTGACGCTGGAGTTCGAACCCGGCTCCGACATGGGACAGGCTGCCGATGATGTGCAGAGCGCCGTGGACGGCATCACCAGCCTGCCGGAAGAGGCGGAGGAGCCGGAAGTGCGGCGCGGCGCCTGGCGCGACCGGGTGACCGATGTGGTGATAACGGGGCCGGTGGGGCCCGGGCAGCTGGGCCTGTTTGCTGATGAATTGGTCGCCCGGCTGTTCGAAGCCGGCGTCACCCGCACCACAATCCGCGGGGTGGCTGCACCGGAAACCATCGTCGAGGTGCCGACCGCCAAGCTGATCACCCATGACATCACCATGCGCGAGATTGCCGAGGCCATCGCCGCCGAGGTCGACGCGGATCCCGCCGGCGACGTGACCGGCGCCAATGCCCGGGTGCGCACCGGCAGCGAGAAACGCCAGCCGGATGAGCTGGAAGCCATCGTCCTGCGCACCAATCCCGACGGCTCCGTCCTCACCATTGATGATGTGGCCGCGGTGCGGGTGGAGGGGGTGGACCGCAACCGATCATACTTCGTCGGGGAACACCCGGCGATGTCGATCCGGGTCGACCGCTCCGACCAGGGCAATGCCATCCGCCTGCAGCGCCAGGTGCAGGAGGTGGTCGCGGAAATGCAGGCAAGCCTGCCGCAGGGGGTGACGGCGCAGCTGATCCGCACCCGCGCCGAACACATCACCGACCGCCTGAATATGCTGGTTGACAACGGGCTGATGGGGCTTGCGTTGGTGCTGTGCCTCTTGTTCCTGTTCCTCAACACCCGCATTGCGTTCTGGGTGGCGGTGGGCATTCCGGCCTCGATGTTCGCCGCGGTGGCGCTGATGTATGCCGCCGGTATCACCCTCAATATGGTCAGCCTGTTCGGCCTGATCATCACCCTGGGCATTGTCGTGGATGACGCCATCGTTGTGGGGGAACACGCCGACTTCCGGGTGCGGCGGCTCGGCGAAAACCCCGTGCAGGCCGCCGAGAATGCCGCCCGGCGGATGGCGATGCCGGTCTTTGCGGCAACGCTGACCACAATCATTGCCTTCTTTGGCCTGACGCTGGTGGGCGGGCGGTTCGGCGAGCTGATCCGCGATATACCCTTTACCGTGATCGCGGTGCTGGCGGCCTCGCTGGTGGAATGCTTCCTGATCCTGCCCAACCACTTGGCCCATGCGCTGACCCATGCGCAGGCGCGGCACTGGTACGACTGGCCCAACCGGATGGTGAACCGCGGCTTCCGCTGGCTGCGCGACCACGCGTTCCGGCCGCTGATGGGGCTGATCGTCACCGCACGATATGCGGTGCTGGCCGGGGCATTGGCGATCCTGGCCAGCCAGGCGGCGCTGTTCATCAACGGCGATGTGCAATGGCGCTTCTTCAACGCGCCGGAGCGGGGCTCCGTCACCGGCAATTTCGCCATGGCGGAGGGCGCCACCCGCGCCGATACCCTTGCGATGATGCGGGAGATGCAGCGCGCAACAGAGGCGCTGGGCGCCGAATACGACGAACGCTATGGCCGCAACCCGCTGGATTTTGTGATGGCAGAGACGGGCGGCAATGCGGGCCGCGGACTGGCCGGTGTGGAAGGCAAGGAAGCGGATCTGCTGGGCGGCATCTCGATTGAGCTTATAGATGCCGACCTGCGCCCCTATTCCAGCTTTGCCTTTGTGGCGGAACTGCAGGAACGGGTGGCCCGCCACCCGATGGCGGAGACGGTTTCCTTCCGCAGCTGGCGCTCCGGCCCGGGCGGCGATGCGCTGGACGTGCAATTCGCGGGCGCCAGCGTGCAGACGCTCAAGGCCGCCTCCGAGGATCTGAAAACCGCGCTGCTGCGCTTCCCCGAGGTGTCCGCGGTTGAGGATAACCTGGCCTACGACAAGGAGGAGGTGATCCTGGACCTCACCCCGCACGGCCAGGCGCTGAATTTCACTATTGGCAGCCTGGGCCGGGCGCTCCGGGCGCGGCTTAACGGTATTGAGGCGGCTACTTATCCCGACGGGCCGCGCAGCGCGTCGATCCGGGTTGAGCTGCCGCGGAATGAGCTGACCGCCGATTTCCTGGAGCGCACCCTGATGCGGGCGCCCAGCGGGATTTATGTGCCGCTGGCCGATATCGTCTCGGTCACGCAGCGCACCGGGTTCTCCACCGTGCGCCGCGAAAACGGCATCCGGGTGATCAGCGTGACCGGAGATATCTCCGAGGATGATCCGGCCCGCGCCGAAGCGGTGATGCAGGCGCTGGAGGAGGAGATCCTGCCGGCGATCGCCAGCAAGCGACAGGTCGAATGGCGCCTTTCGGGACTGGCGGAGCAGGAGCAGACCTTCCTGCAGGAGGCGGGCACCGGCCTGATCCTGTGCCTGACCGGGATCTACCTGGTGCTGGCCTGGATCTTTGCCAGCTGGACCCGGCCCCTGGTGGTGATGGCGATCATTCCCTTTGGCCTGGTTGGCACCATCTGGGGCCACTACATGTGGGAGGTGCCGCTCAGCATGTTCACGGTGGTGGGCCTCTTGGGGATGACCGGGATCATCATCAACGATTCCATCGTGCTGGTGACAACCATCGACCAGTATGCCGAGGACCGCGGTCTGATTCCCTCGATTATCGACGCGGCGGCGGACCGGTTGCGGCCGGTGATGCTGACCACAATGACCACGGTTCTGGGACTGGCGCCGCTGTTGTTCGAACGCGCGCAGCAGGCGCAATTCCTCAAGCCGACGGTGATCACCTTGGTCTACGGCTTGGGCTTTGGCATGTTCCTAGTGCTGCTGGTGGTGCCGGCCCTGGTGGCGATGCAGAGCGACTTGTCGCGGCCAATGGCAGCCCTGCGCCGGGCCCTGCGGCACGGGGCAGGGCGTTTGCGCTGGCTGGTGCTGGGCACCGCGCTGGCGCAGCTTGTTTGGCTGGTGCTGACGCTGGGCTGGGCGATGGCCACCGGCGCGCTGCATCCGCTGCTGCGGACAGTGCCTGTGCTGGCGGCAATGGAGCCGGTGCGGGCCGGGCTGCTGGCCTGTGTCGCCGGGGCGCTGGTGCTGGCGCTGCTGGCCTATTTGGCCGGCGGCGCGGTTTACCG